The following proteins are co-located in the Candidatus Neomarinimicrobiota bacterium genome:
- a CDS encoding NAD(+)/NADH kinase, translating into MSKQPEKIFGIIGNPEKEKVWDLLPKLLSWFREHGQQLYLSEGLADGVSEDGAHITVLENEKLAREVDLLLALGGDGTILHIARLVGDAGTPILGIRLGGLGFLAEVYLDEIYDRLHRLIDGKYDIEKRMTIAAEVKTGGQRSRYIALNDFVVNKARPLRMLNIRVSVNGDYLNTYSADGLIVCSPTGSTAYSLSVMGPIVVPTLDAMVINPISPHSLTARPVVLPGNSRITIEFEEDQDELIMSADGQTEVDITRHTVIDITRGDYTINLVVWEERNFFDVLRRKMQWGRDPRNDG; encoded by the coding sequence ATGAGTAAGCAGCCGGAGAAAATTTTTGGAATTATCGGGAATCCGGAGAAGGAGAAGGTCTGGGATCTGCTGCCCAAACTCTTGTCCTGGTTTCGCGAGCATGGACAGCAGCTCTACCTTTCCGAGGGACTCGCAGACGGGGTATCGGAAGACGGCGCCCATATTACCGTCCTGGAAAACGAGAAACTGGCCAGAGAAGTCGACCTGCTTCTGGCATTGGGTGGCGATGGCACCATCCTGCACATCGCCCGGCTGGTAGGCGACGCCGGGACGCCAATCCTCGGCATTCGCCTGGGAGGCCTCGGTTTTCTCGCGGAGGTCTATCTGGACGAAATATATGACCGGCTGCACCGGCTGATCGACGGGAAGTACGATATTGAAAAACGAATGACTATTGCCGCCGAGGTGAAAACCGGTGGTCAGCGTTCCCGGTATATTGCTCTTAACGATTTCGTGGTGAACAAAGCCCGACCGCTTCGAATGCTGAACATCCGGGTATCGGTAAACGGCGACTACCTGAATACCTATTCTGCAGACGGGCTTATCGTGTGTAGTCCCACCGGCTCCACCGCCTACTCGCTGTCGGTGATGGGGCCCATCGTGGTGCCGACGCTGGATGCTATGGTTATTAATCCCATCAGCCCGCATTCGTTAACCGCCCGCCCGGTGGTGTTGCCCGGGAATTCCCGCATCACCATCGAATTCGAGGAGGACCAGGATGAGTTGATCATGTCTGCCGACGGTCAGACGGAAGTAGACATTACCCGGCACACAGTCATTGATATCACCAGAGGAGATTATACGATCAACCTCGTGGTCTGGGAGGAGCGGAACTTCTTCGATGTGCTCCGCCGGAAGATGCAGTGGGGCCGGGATCCGCGGAATGATGGGTAA
- the xseB gene encoding exodeoxyribonuclease VII small subunit, producing MTAKQSKDQPKQQGELEFEQDSLESALERLEEIVARMDSEDVELEESIELFQEGMQLTKFCRAQISEAEQKVQQVVEDADGNLTLEEFDDE from the coding sequence ATGACCGCAAAGCAAAGTAAAGATCAACCCAAACAGCAGGGCGAACTGGAATTTGAGCAGGATTCGCTTGAGTCGGCGCTGGAGCGTCTGGAGGAGATTGTGGCCAGGATGGATTCCGAGGACGTGGAGCTGGAAGAGTCCATCGAACTGTTTCAGGAGGGCATGCAACTCACGAAATTTTGCCGCGCGCAGATTTCCGAGGCGGAGCAAAAGGTGCAGCAGGTGGTCGAGGATGCGGACGGAAATCTGACGCTGGAAGAGTTTGACGATGAGTAA
- the xseA gene encoding exodeoxyribonuclease VII large subunit, which translates to MPDRIIYSVSEINQQIKQILEPNFAGIWLEGELSNFKHHSSGHMYFSIKDADSEIRGVMWRGLNQSLRFRPEDGMQLLAQGDISVYEPRGQYQIVVRQMQPAGKGDLQVAFEQLKEKLREEGLFAEERKRPLPAYPLTIGVVTSPTGAAFRDILNVLQRRAPYVRVILAGSRVQGDGAAREIVRGIEQLNRLEEPDVIIIGRGGGSLEDLWPFNEEIVARAVVDSRLPIISAVGHEVDFSISDFCADYRAPTPSAAAEVVARDTDELLSELKATKDRLRERLQGRIERLKSRLESIESHYVFRIPGQRLETATQKLDDLYSRMESDIAGIIRDKSQVVASYRKQLELMHPDRILKRGYSITRDDEGKVIRNARDVEIGDILHTKFADGTTESEVQTIGEDNDRKAK; encoded by the coding sequence GTGCCTGACCGAATTATTTATTCCGTCTCTGAGATCAATCAACAAATCAAGCAGATACTGGAGCCGAACTTTGCCGGCATCTGGCTGGAGGGGGAACTCTCTAACTTCAAGCATCATAGCTCCGGCCACATGTATTTCTCTATCAAAGATGCAGACTCCGAAATTCGGGGTGTGATGTGGCGCGGACTGAACCAGTCGCTCCGATTCCGGCCCGAGGACGGAATGCAGCTGCTGGCGCAGGGCGATATTTCCGTTTATGAGCCTCGCGGTCAATACCAGATTGTCGTCCGCCAGATGCAACCGGCTGGCAAGGGTGACTTGCAGGTGGCCTTCGAACAGCTCAAGGAAAAACTCCGCGAGGAAGGCCTGTTCGCCGAGGAGCGGAAGCGACCGCTGCCGGCGTATCCGCTGACCATCGGTGTGGTCACCTCGCCCACCGGCGCCGCGTTCCGGGATATCCTGAACGTGCTTCAACGGAGAGCGCCCTACGTGCGGGTGATTCTCGCCGGTTCCAGGGTCCAGGGGGACGGTGCCGCCAGGGAGATCGTTCGTGGCATTGAACAATTGAATAGATTGGAAGAACCAGACGTTATCATCATCGGTCGCGGCGGCGGTTCTCTGGAAGATCTCTGGCCGTTCAACGAGGAGATCGTTGCCAGAGCCGTGGTGGACTCCCGGCTGCCGATTATTTCCGCCGTGGGGCACGAAGTGGACTTCAGTATCAGCGATTTCTGTGCCGATTACCGGGCGCCGACGCCATCTGCGGCCGCGGAAGTGGTTGCCAGAGATACCGATGAGTTACTGTCCGAACTGAAGGCTACAAAAGACCGGCTGCGGGAGCGGCTCCAGGGCAGAATCGAGCGGTTAAAATCCAGGCTGGAAAGTATCGAAAGTCACTATGTTTTCCGCATCCCGGGACAGCGGCTTGAGACAGCAACGCAGAAACTGGACGATCTCTATTCCCGGATGGAATCCGACATCGCCGGGATTATCCGGGATAAATCGCAGGTGGTGGCAAGTTACAGGAAGCAGTTGGAACTGATGCATCCCGATCGGATTTTAAAACGGGGATACAGTATCACCAGGGATGACGAGGGCAAAGTTATCCGCAACGCCCGGGATGTGGAAATCGGAGATATATTGCATACGAAATTCGCCGACGGAACGACGGAGAGCGAAGTGCAAACTATCGGAGAAGATAATGACCGCAAAGCAAAGTAA
- a CDS encoding integration host factor subunit beta — protein MTKADMVDIISEATGLTKVETEAVISGFLEKMKESLRQGERIEFRGFGSFSVKKRKPKKARNPGTGETIYLPERYVPVFKASKLLKDEINDELG, from the coding sequence TTGACAAAAGCGGATATGGTTGACATTATCTCGGAAGCCACGGGATTGACCAAGGTGGAAACAGAGGCGGTCATTTCCGGGTTCCTCGAAAAAATGAAGGAATCGCTGCGGCAGGGCGAACGTATCGAATTTCGCGGCTTTGGCAGTTTCAGCGTGAAAAAACGGAAGCCAAAGAAGGCAAGGAACCCCGGCACCGGCGAAACCATTTATCTGCCGGAACGGTATGTTCCCGTCTTTAAAGCCTCCAAGTTATTAAAGGATGAGATTAACGACGAGCTTGGTTAG
- the sppA gene encoding signal peptide peptidase SppA: protein MAKRRSDIVVGVLLVLAVLFIFWAVFGMFQTPQTGQRMVSGSGEVAILEVEGMITDAYPFTRELNRYMDQKNVKAIVIRVESPGGIVAASQEMYDAIRRARNEDKPIVVSMGSLAASGGYYIALGADSILANPGTLTGSIGVLMDFPQTTKLLQSLGIEFHSVTSGPLKNAGSPYAEWDQATQEYFKSLVMNTYEQFVEAVAAERNLSNADVRALADGRVFTGEQALEYGLIDKIGGLYEAVQVAGEMAGITGEPTTFRPQSREIRVWDLLFGDLEEIVNRVVVQSPVPEYRY from the coding sequence ATGGCGAAACGACGTTCTGACATCGTTGTCGGTGTATTGTTAGTTCTTGCCGTGCTTTTCATCTTCTGGGCAGTCTTTGGTATGTTTCAGACGCCCCAGACCGGACAGCGAATGGTTAGCGGTTCCGGCGAAGTGGCCATCCTGGAGGTGGAAGGAATGATTACTGACGCATATCCGTTTACCAGAGAATTGAATCGGTATATGGATCAAAAGAACGTGAAGGCCATCGTAATCCGGGTTGAGAGTCCCGGCGGTATCGTGGCAGCATCCCAGGAGATGTACGACGCCATCCGTCGTGCCCGGAACGAAGATAAGCCAATCGTCGTTTCCATGGGATCACTTGCGGCGTCCGGAGGCTATTACATTGCGCTGGGTGCGGACAGTATTTTGGCCAATCCGGGGACACTTACCGGAAGCATCGGTGTACTGATGGATTTCCCGCAGACCACCAAACTGCTCCAATCTCTGGGAATCGAATTTCACAGTGTGACCAGCGGCCCGCTGAAAAACGCCGGTTCGCCTTACGCCGAGTGGGATCAAGCAACCCAGGAATACTTTAAATCGCTTGTGATGAATACCTATGAACAATTTGTTGAGGCCGTGGCCGCTGAGCGAAATTTGAGTAACGCGGATGTCCGTGCACTGGCTGATGGTCGGGTATTTACCGGGGAACAGGCCCTGGAGTACGGATTAATTGATAAGATCGGGGGGCTGTACGAGGCGGTGCAGGTAGCTGGCGAGATGGCTGGTATCACGGGAGAACCGACGACGTTTCGTCCGCAGTCCAGGGAGATACGAGTTTGGGATCTCCTGTTTGGTGATCTGGAGGAGATAGTGAATCGGGTAGTGGTTCAGTCGCCGGTTCCTGAGTATCGTTATTAA
- a CDS encoding LysM peptidoglycan-binding domain-containing protein, translating to MIQRIVLLATSVVFLAGCATTNHQPTSETVSLPTDSADVDANAIQDTAPTVEDFLVQAKIHYSDALLAVYDNDTTGARYEFEQAMGALRQVQDFDSLPPWAEDESILLTQKITEDYVRHLENREDVDPDHSPTSLQERISLLEPIEEVEWKAGEFKVLDDREGHVPIILNARVERIIRFFQNQGRGDFQVWLNRINRFEDMFTGILKEYDLPPELFYLSMIESGLNPRAYSYAHASGPWQFISSTGKMYGLERSWWIDERRDPEKSTHSAAQYLGDLYEEFGDWYLAMAAYNAGERRVWRAIRRENTRDFWSLSTLPRQTRNYVPTFLAATIIAHHPEEYGFNIDPEPKWAADTVHVSGGYDINNVARAMSVDVEELKYLNPEIRRWVTPTEKDTYVLRLPEGTRDKFLAVKDDIPEAGVKEFVRHRVRYGETLSTIARRYRVSVRSIAQVNNIRNWHRIKNGQVLTIPVSGTTSYAQSSSRSSTSTTSDVPGHVSLNYLVKRGDTLGEIAEVYNTRASSIRRWNGLRYGQYIYPGQNLTIWVPENSKFVSNETSEDGAYQIYIVQRGDTLWDIARRHGVDVNLLKSWNTDLASGYIKPGDRIRIQMN from the coding sequence ATGATACAGCGAATTGTCCTACTGGCCACGAGTGTGGTTTTTCTGGCCGGGTGCGCGACAACCAACCACCAACCGACATCAGAAACCGTTTCATTGCCGACCGATTCTGCCGACGTAGATGCCAATGCCATTCAGGATACAGCCCCAACGGTGGAAGACTTTTTAGTCCAGGCAAAGATTCATTACTCAGACGCCCTGCTTGCGGTGTATGACAACGATACCACCGGGGCCCGGTACGAGTTTGAACAGGCTATGGGGGCCTTGCGACAGGTGCAGGACTTTGACAGCCTCCCCCCGTGGGCCGAAGACGAATCCATTCTGCTGACCCAAAAAATTACCGAAGATTATGTCCGGCACCTGGAAAACAGGGAAGACGTTGATCCTGATCATAGCCCCACGTCGCTGCAGGAACGCATTTCGTTGCTCGAACCCATTGAGGAAGTGGAGTGGAAAGCCGGAGAATTCAAGGTGCTGGATGACCGGGAAGGCCACGTGCCGATCATCCTGAATGCCAGGGTTGAACGGATTATACGTTTTTTCCAGAATCAGGGCCGGGGCGATTTCCAGGTCTGGCTGAACCGTATCAACCGCTTTGAAGATATGTTTACCGGCATTTTGAAGGAGTACGATCTCCCTCCAGAGCTATTTTATCTATCGATGATCGAGAGCGGATTGAATCCGCGGGCCTATTCCTATGCCCATGCCTCCGGACCGTGGCAGTTTATCAGCAGTACCGGAAAAATGTATGGTCTGGAACGCTCCTGGTGGATTGACGAGCGCCGGGATCCGGAGAAGTCGACCCATTCTGCTGCACAATATCTGGGCGATCTGTATGAGGAATTCGGCGATTGGTACCTCGCTATGGCCGCGTATAATGCGGGGGAGCGCAGGGTCTGGCGGGCAATACGCCGCGAAAATACCCGGGATTTCTGGAGCCTGAGCACCCTGCCGCGCCAAACACGGAACTATGTGCCGACATTTCTGGCAGCAACCATTATTGCCCACCATCCGGAAGAGTATGGATTCAACATCGATCCTGAACCGAAATGGGCCGCAGATACGGTGCACGTCAGTGGGGGATATGACATTAACAACGTTGCAAGGGCTATGTCCGTTGATGTGGAGGAATTGAAGTATCTCAATCCCGAAATCCGCCGCTGGGTTACTCCGACTGAAAAAGATACCTATGTCCTGAGACTCCCCGAGGGCACCAGAGATAAATTTTTGGCCGTGAAAGACGACATCCCGGAAGCAGGAGTCAAAGAATTTGTGCGGCACCGGGTCCGGTACGGAGAAACACTCTCCACAATTGCCCGCCGGTATCGAGTTTCTGTACGAAGTATCGCGCAGGTCAATAATATTCGGAACTGGCATCGAATCAAAAACGGCCAGGTACTCACGATTCCGGTCTCGGGTACGACTTCGTATGCGCAATCCTCATCCAGGAGTTCGACCAGCACCACCAGCGACGTACCCGGACATGTCTCACTGAATTACCTCGTGAAGCGCGGCGATACACTGGGTGAAATTGCAGAAGTCTATAACACCAGGGCCAGCAGTATTCGCCGGTGGAATGGTCTGCGGTATGGACAGTATATCTACCCCGGGCAGAATTTGACTATCTGGGTTCCGGAAAACAGCAAGTTCGTCAGCAATGAGACGTCGGAGGACGGCGCGTACCAAATTTATATCGTACAGCGCGGAGATACCCTGTGGGATATCGCGCGGCGCCACGGCGTGGACGTGAACCTGCTGAAATCCTGGAATACCGACCTGGCCAGCGGGTACATCAAACCCGGTGACCGAATCAGGATCCAGATGAACTAG
- the rfaE2 gene encoding D-glycero-beta-D-manno-heptose 1-phosphate adenylyltransferase gives MMELQNPKLYSLEEMAVQRKRWRETGDQVVFTNGCFDILHAGHVYYLQEARRQGDRLIVGLNSDQSLVTLGKRDQPIQPEEDRAFVLGGLESVDAIVIFEEETPAILVDTLIPDILVKGADYSEEEIVGAHTVTSHGGKVMTIPLLSGRSTTIIAQRIKN, from the coding sequence ATGATGGAGCTGCAAAATCCCAAACTGTACTCGCTGGAGGAGATGGCCGTGCAGCGAAAGAGGTGGCGCGAAACCGGGGATCAGGTCGTGTTCACCAACGGATGTTTCGACATACTACACGCAGGACACGTATACTATCTTCAGGAGGCCCGGCGCCAGGGGGATCGGCTCATTGTAGGGCTGAACTCTGATCAATCACTGGTGACCCTTGGCAAACGTGACCAGCCGATTCAACCGGAGGAGGACCGGGCGTTCGTTTTGGGGGGCCTGGAATCGGTGGACGCTATTGTTATCTTTGAAGAAGAAACCCCTGCGATCCTTGTCGACACTCTTATCCCGGATATCCTGGTGAAGGGGGCGGATTATTCCGAAGAAGAAATTGTCGGAGCGCACACCGTGACATCTCATGGGGGGAAAGTCATGACTATTCCTTTGCTTTCCGGTCGCTCCACCACTATTATTGCCCAGCGAATAAAAAATTAA